One part of the Spirochaetota bacterium genome encodes these proteins:
- a CDS encoding dihydrofolate reductase — MRKVILYIAQSLDGYISGIDGNLDWLPQQISEKMNEFYSEFFQQVDTILIGRNTYDQIINVLSPNQWPYPNKTSYVWTSQKTDSLYDSIHFVDTDLVSFVNEIKKQEGKDIWVLGGATLAAELIKNNLINEYCITIVPIILGKGIPLFPQENYNTIFLEMKSCFTENGMIQTHYIVEL, encoded by the coding sequence ATGAGAAAAGTAATTTTATATATTGCTCAAAGTTTGGATGGATATATATCAGGAATAGATGGTAATTTAGATTGGTTACCACAACAAATATCTGAAAAAATGAATGAATTTTATAGTGAATTTTTTCAACAAGTAGATACTATTTTAATAGGGCGTAATACTTATGATCAAATTATAAATGTATTAAGTCCAAATCAATGGCCTTATCCAAATAAAACTTCTTATGTTTGGACATCACAAAAAACAGATTCTTTATATGACAGTATACATTTTGTTGATACTGATTTAGTATCATTTGTCAATGAAATAAAGAAACAGGAAGGTAAAGATATTTGGGTATTAGGTGGAGCGACTTTAGCAGCAGAATTAATAAAAAACAATCTTATTAATGAGTATTGTATTACTATAGTGCCAATCATTTTAGGAAAAGGGATTCCTTTGTTTCCGCAAGAAAATTATAATACTATTTTCCTTGAAATGAAATCTTGTTTTACCGAAAATGGAATGATACAAACTCACTATATTGTAGAATTATAA